Proteins found in one Alteromonas macleodii genomic segment:
- the hslV gene encoding ATP-dependent protease subunit HslV, which produces MTTIVSVRRGNQVVMAGDGQVSLGNTVMKGNARKVRRLYHDKILAGFAGGTADAFTLFERFEAKLEAHQGHLTKAAVELAKDWRTDRALRKLEALLAVADETASFIITGNGDVVQPEQDLIAIGSGGNYAQAAATALLDNTELSAKEIAEKSLTIAGDICVFTNHSQTVDVLDY; this is translated from the coding sequence GTGACAACGATTGTATCTGTACGACGTGGGAATCAAGTGGTAATGGCCGGTGACGGACAGGTATCACTGGGCAACACAGTAATGAAAGGGAATGCGCGCAAGGTGCGCCGTTTGTACCACGACAAAATTCTAGCGGGATTTGCGGGCGGCACGGCCGACGCGTTTACGCTATTTGAGCGCTTTGAAGCGAAGCTTGAAGCGCACCAAGGCCATTTAACCAAAGCGGCGGTTGAACTTGCCAAAGACTGGCGGACTGACAGGGCGCTACGCAAACTCGAAGCCCTGCTTGCCGTAGCCGATGAAACGGCGTCATTTATCATTACCGGTAATGGTGACGTAGTGCAGCCAGAGCAAGACCTTATCGCTATCGGCTCTGGCGGTAACTACGCCCAAGCAGCGGCTACTGCACTTTTAGATAATACCGAGTTAAGCGCTAAGGAAATTGCTGAAAAGTCGCTGACCATTGCCGGTGATATTTGCGTATTCACTAACCATAGCCAAACGGTTGATGTACTAGATTACTAA
- a CDS encoding SPOR domain-containing protein yields the protein MAQRDYVSRGRSPQKKKAAGKGRKPATNTRSNAQSNGPVSGKLPIVRLIGIFALVIGFGVFLWSIKDNVEDDVDTQASRPVAPTEESLPELPEEEWEYIKTLPGYEVEVEVREQEKSDKRYLMQCASFRTRAQAEEMKAKIAFQGLEALIRHSTGSNGDWFRVILGPYESKRDAEKAKHSLRKVNIATCQIWYWNL from the coding sequence ATGGCTCAACGCGATTATGTCTCTCGTGGACGCTCTCCTCAAAAAAAGAAGGCTGCTGGTAAAGGTAGAAAACCGGCCACAAATACGCGATCAAACGCACAATCTAACGGCCCAGTTTCTGGGAAGCTTCCTATCGTTCGCCTTATAGGCATTTTCGCTCTAGTGATTGGCTTCGGTGTATTTTTGTGGTCGATAAAAGACAATGTAGAGGATGACGTAGATACTCAGGCTTCACGACCTGTTGCCCCAACAGAAGAGTCTTTACCTGAACTGCCTGAGGAAGAGTGGGAATACATCAAGACTCTGCCAGGATACGAAGTAGAAGTTGAAGTAAGAGAGCAGGAAAAGTCGGATAAACGCTATTTAATGCAGTGCGCCTCGTTTAGAACCCGCGCCCAAGCTGAAGAGATGAAAGCCAAAATTGCATTCCAGGGTTTAGAAGCTCTTATCAGACACAGCACCGGCAGCAATGGTGATTGGTTCCGCGTTATTCTTGGCCCTTATGAGTCTAAGCGCGATGCGGAGAAAGCCAAGCACAGCCTGCGTAAGGTGAACATCGCCACATGCCAAATTTGGTACTGGAATTTGTAG
- the priA gene encoding primosomal protein N', producing MAFIQVAVPVPLRQLFTYTHDNALSAGVRVVVPFGPRKLVGVVVETLQKTESEIDNVDKLKAIESVLDDSPIIDDVLLKMAQWLWQYYHHAPGEVLHAMLPVLLRKGESAAPTPQDMLMFTEDGEQTAAETLSRAPKQQACFSALAGGALLASQARKQYGAPAVKALVEKSLVRIEEIAPEFKPGSWLSSLSLSEKPIPDTEQSVAIAALNRQQGNFAVSLLEGVTGSGKTEVYLQAIEPLLRDGKQVLILVPEIGLTPQTVSRFEKRFGIAVGVLHSQISDKERLHVWQRAKAGELGIIIGTRSAIFTPLHNPGMLIVDEEHDESFKQQDGLRYHARDLAAMRAKQHNIPLLLGSATPALETLNNALSGRYAHLQLTKRAGGAKSTHQHVLDARDQPIHYGISQGLLTIMRQHISAGNQVLVFVNRRGYAPALLCHRCGETVTCKRCDRPYTVHKAQNRLQCHHCGGMRSMPSNCEACHHNELVTAGTGTEQVEQGLASLFPGIKQVRIDSDTVRGKDKLHQTLDAINRQEYQLLVGTQILSKGHHFPHVTLVAVLDCDGALFSADFRAPEKLAQLVTQLAGRAGRASKPGEMRLQTHNPHHPLLQDLVHNGYGHFARHALMERKAAGLPPFISQFVIRAEATDSSLAYRFLQESKQVFNQQHAIDINGPFPCLIEKRQGRFRFMLVCSHEKRAPLHNALRLALPFLQALPQAMKVRWSIDIDPTDFS from the coding sequence ATGGCCTTTATCCAAGTTGCCGTGCCAGTGCCACTGCGCCAACTTTTCACATATACCCACGACAACGCACTCAGTGCGGGTGTAAGAGTGGTTGTGCCTTTTGGCCCACGCAAATTGGTGGGTGTGGTCGTCGAAACTCTACAAAAAACTGAAAGTGAAATTGACAACGTCGATAAGTTAAAAGCTATCGAGTCGGTACTTGACGATAGCCCCATTATAGATGATGTGTTGCTGAAAATGGCTCAGTGGCTTTGGCAGTATTACCATCATGCGCCAGGTGAAGTACTGCACGCCATGTTGCCTGTTTTATTACGCAAAGGCGAGTCGGCGGCCCCCACGCCACAAGACATGCTAATGTTTACCGAAGATGGTGAGCAAACGGCTGCAGAAACGCTATCGCGAGCGCCGAAGCAACAAGCTTGTTTTTCCGCGCTGGCTGGTGGAGCTTTATTAGCGTCGCAAGCGCGAAAACAGTATGGTGCACCTGCAGTTAAAGCGCTTGTTGAAAAGTCTTTGGTACGTATCGAAGAAATAGCACCTGAATTTAAGCCAGGTAGTTGGCTTTCCTCGTTATCGCTTTCTGAAAAGCCAATTCCAGACACTGAACAGTCAGTTGCCATTGCTGCGCTTAATCGTCAGCAAGGTAACTTCGCGGTAAGTTTACTTGAAGGGGTTACCGGTAGCGGTAAAACGGAAGTGTACCTTCAAGCCATTGAACCTTTACTGCGCGACGGAAAACAAGTGCTTATTCTTGTGCCAGAAATTGGGCTTACACCTCAGACGGTATCTCGTTTTGAGAAGCGCTTTGGCATTGCGGTGGGCGTTTTGCATTCTCAGATTTCTGATAAAGAACGTTTACATGTTTGGCAGCGTGCTAAAGCCGGTGAACTCGGTATTATCATTGGTACTCGTTCGGCTATTTTCACGCCGCTGCATAACCCCGGCATGTTAATTGTGGATGAAGAGCATGACGAGTCTTTTAAACAGCAAGATGGGCTTCGCTACCACGCCCGTGACTTAGCAGCCATGCGTGCCAAGCAGCACAATATTCCTCTTTTACTAGGCAGTGCCACGCCCGCGCTTGAAACACTCAACAATGCACTAAGCGGCCGCTATGCTCATTTACAGTTAACTAAGCGAGCGGGAGGTGCGAAAAGCACACATCAGCATGTGCTGGATGCGCGCGACCAACCTATTCATTACGGCATTTCGCAAGGCTTGCTAACCATAATGCGCCAGCACATTAGCGCAGGAAATCAGGTATTGGTGTTTGTGAATCGGAGAGGTTATGCGCCAGCGCTACTTTGTCATCGCTGTGGTGAAACCGTAACGTGTAAGCGCTGTGACCGCCCTTATACCGTACACAAAGCCCAAAACCGGCTACAGTGCCACCACTGCGGTGGCATGCGCTCAATGCCATCGAACTGCGAAGCGTGCCATCACAATGAATTAGTAACGGCAGGTACGGGGACCGAGCAAGTGGAGCAAGGGCTTGCAAGTTTATTCCCAGGCATTAAACAAGTACGTATTGACAGTGACACCGTGCGGGGCAAAGACAAGCTTCACCAAACCCTTGATGCTATTAATCGCCAAGAGTACCAGCTTCTGGTAGGCACCCAGATACTATCAAAGGGTCATCACTTTCCTCATGTCACCCTAGTAGCAGTGCTAGATTGTGATGGTGCACTTTTTAGCGCGGATTTCAGAGCGCCAGAAAAGCTTGCCCAGCTTGTTACTCAGCTTGCTGGAAGAGCAGGGCGCGCCAGCAAACCTGGTGAAATGCGGCTTCAAACCCACAACCCCCATCACCCTTTGCTACAAGATTTAGTGCACAATGGCTATGGGCATTTCGCACGGCACGCTTTAATGGAGCGTAAGGCAGCAGGGTTACCCCCTTTTATTAGCCAGTTTGTTATTCGCGCAGAGGCTACCGATAGCAGTTTGGCTTATCGCTTTCTACAGGAAAGTAAGCAGGTGTTTAATCAACAGCACGCCATTGATATAAACGGTCCGTTTCCTTGCTTAATTGAAAAACGGCAAGGCAGGTTTCGGTTTATGCTGGTATGTAGCCATGAAAAGCGTGCGCCGCTTCATAACGCGCTGCGTTTGGCGCTGCCATTTTTACAGGCGTTACCGCAGGCTATGAAAGTAAGGTGGTCGATAGATATCGATCCTACCGATTTCAGTTAG
- the rpmE gene encoding 50S ribosomal protein L31, giving the protein MKQDIHPKYEEIKATCSCGNVLNIRSTLGKDINLDVCSSCHPFYTGKQRNVDTGGRVDRFKKRFGALGKK; this is encoded by the coding sequence ATGAAACAAGATATCCACCCTAAATACGAAGAAATCAAAGCAACTTGCTCATGCGGTAACGTATTGAACATCCGCTCTACGCTTGGTAAAGACATCAACCTAGACGTATGTTCTTCATGCCACCCATTCTACACTGGTAAGCAACGTAACGTTGATACTGGTGGTCGTGTTGACCGCTTCAAGAAGCGTTTCGGTGCATTGGGCAAAAAGTAA
- a CDS encoding malic enzyme-like NAD(P)-binding protein, with the protein MSDFRQRALDYHAKPTPGKIRVELSKPADSVDDLALAYSPGVAEPVREIAEDADNAYKYTGKGNLIAVISNGTAILGLGNLGPLASKPVMEGKALLFKRFAGLDAIDIEVKHRTTEEFINTVANIADTFGGINLEDIKAPECFEIEQELIKRCRIPVFHDDQHGTAIVTAAGMLNALEIQGKNIENAKIVCMGAGAAAVACMELLIKCGAQRERIYMLDRKGVIHTRREDLTEHKKLFANNTDKRTLEDVMEGADIFVGVSGPDVLPPEALSLMAENPIVFACSNPDPEIKPELAHEVRKDLIMATGRSDYPNQVNNVLCFPFIFRGALDVRATAINDEMKVAAVEALRAITKEPVPEEVLAASKSDSLTFGKDYIIPKPMDPRLCERIATAVSKAAIESGVARVPENPEE; encoded by the coding sequence ATGTCAGATTTTAGACAACGCGCACTTGACTATCACGCCAAACCCACGCCTGGAAAAATTCGCGTAGAGCTATCTAAGCCTGCCGATAGTGTTGACGATCTTGCTCTTGCTTATAGCCCGGGCGTTGCCGAACCGGTGAGAGAAATCGCCGAAGATGCAGATAATGCCTATAAATATACGGGTAAAGGCAACCTTATTGCTGTTATTAGTAACGGAACGGCAATTTTAGGATTAGGCAATTTAGGCCCATTAGCTTCAAAACCTGTCATGGAAGGTAAAGCGCTTCTATTTAAACGCTTTGCTGGTTTAGATGCCATTGATATTGAAGTGAAACATCGTACGACGGAAGAATTCATCAATACTGTAGCCAATATTGCTGATACGTTTGGCGGTATTAACCTAGAAGATATCAAAGCGCCGGAATGCTTTGAAATTGAGCAAGAGCTTATTAAGCGCTGTAGAATCCCAGTATTCCATGATGATCAGCACGGCACCGCTATTGTAACCGCCGCAGGTATGCTTAACGCTTTAGAGATTCAGGGCAAAAATATAGAGAACGCTAAAATTGTTTGCATGGGCGCTGGCGCAGCAGCGGTTGCCTGTATGGAGCTACTGATTAAGTGTGGTGCCCAGCGTGAGCGTATCTACATGTTAGATAGGAAAGGCGTTATCCACACTCGTCGCGAAGATTTAACTGAGCACAAGAAGCTGTTTGCTAACAACACTGATAAGCGCACCCTTGAAGATGTAATGGAAGGCGCAGATATCTTTGTCGGTGTATCAGGCCCTGATGTTTTACCGCCAGAAGCGCTTTCTTTGATGGCTGAAAATCCAATTGTATTTGCATGCTCTAACCCTGACCCAGAGATAAAGCCTGAACTCGCTCACGAAGTACGTAAAGACCTAATTATGGCTACTGGACGCTCAGACTACCCTAATCAGGTAAACAACGTGCTGTGCTTTCCATTTATTTTCCGTGGCGCTCTAGACGTTCGCGCTACAGCTATTAATGACGAGATGAAAGTGGCGGCAGTTGAAGCCCTTCGTGCTATTACAAAAGAACCCGTCCCAGAGGAAGTATTAGCCGCAAGTAAAAGTGACAGCCTAACGTTTGGTAAGGATTATATTATTCCCAAGCCTATGGACCCACGTCTGTGCGAGCGTATTGCTACCGCTGTATCTAAGGCGGCTATTGAGTCGGGCGTTGCACGAGTGCCTGAAAACCCGGAAGAATAA
- the metJ gene encoding met regulon transcriptional regulator MetJ encodes MAEWNGKYIHPYAEHGKKSEQVKKVTVSIPINVLKALTDERTRRQINNLRHATNSELLCEAFLHAFTGQPLPNDDDLRKDNPNRVPAEARRIMEEMGIDPSFENDVSEDD; translated from the coding sequence ATGGCAGAATGGAACGGTAAATATATTCACCCCTACGCAGAGCATGGGAAAAAGAGCGAGCAGGTAAAGAAAGTCACTGTCTCTATACCTATTAATGTGCTTAAAGCACTTACTGATGAGCGTACCCGCCGCCAAATCAATAATTTGCGCCACGCCACTAATTCGGAACTGTTGTGTGAAGCGTTTTTACACGCGTTTACCGGACAACCTTTGCCTAACGACGATGACCTGCGTAAAGACAACCCTAATCGCGTGCCGGCTGAAGCTAGGCGCATTATGGAAGAAATGGGTATTGATCCAAGCTTCGAAAATGATGTGTCTGAAGACGACTGA
- the metF gene encoding methylenetetrahydrofolate reductase: protein MVSYAQGIDALNQSLSELRDIDVSFEFFPPKTEAMEQTLWKSVERLAPLKPSYMSVTYGANSGERDRTHDVVKRIQQQTGVAAVPHLTCVDASRDELKQIARDYWDSGIRRIVALRGDLPKGVDKTEMYASDLVALLKDVADFDISVAAYPEKHPEAPNAQFDLLNLKRKAEAGATEAITQFFFDTSVYLRFRDRAAAAGVDLDIVPGILPVTNYQTLVRFAGFTDVHVPGWLHKMFDGLDADDQATRNLIGANIAMDQVKVLAKEGVKHFHFYTLNRSELSYAICHMLGVRSGD, encoded by the coding sequence ATGGTTTCTTACGCACAAGGTATCGATGCATTAAACCAGTCCCTGTCGGAGCTGCGTGATATTGATGTATCTTTTGAATTCTTTCCGCCTAAAACGGAAGCCATGGAACAAACCCTGTGGAAGTCGGTTGAACGTCTAGCCCCGCTAAAGCCAAGCTACATGTCGGTTACTTACGGCGCCAATAGCGGTGAACGTGACAGAACCCACGATGTGGTAAAACGTATTCAACAGCAAACAGGCGTTGCTGCCGTTCCTCACTTAACCTGTGTCGACGCAAGCCGTGATGAATTAAAGCAAATTGCAAGAGACTACTGGGATTCTGGCATTCGCCGTATTGTCGCCCTGCGTGGCGACTTGCCTAAAGGGGTAGACAAAACAGAGATGTATGCCTCTGACTTAGTTGCCTTACTAAAAGACGTTGCCGATTTTGATATTTCAGTTGCTGCCTACCCAGAAAAACACCCTGAAGCGCCAAATGCGCAGTTCGACTTGCTAAACCTTAAACGCAAAGCTGAAGCTGGCGCTACCGAAGCGATAACCCAGTTCTTCTTCGATACGAGTGTTTACCTGCGATTTAGAGACCGTGCAGCCGCCGCGGGAGTAGACTTAGACATAGTTCCAGGAATTTTACCTGTGACTAACTACCAAACGTTAGTAAGGTTTGCTGGCTTTACAGACGTGCACGTTCCGGGCTGGTTGCACAAGATGTTCGACGGTCTTGATGCAGATGATCAAGCCACTCGTAACCTAATAGGCGCTAATATTGCCATGGACCAAGTGAAGGTACTGGCAAAAGAAGGGGTGAAGCACTTTCACTTCTATACTCTCAACCGTAGTGAACTAAGCTATGCAATCTGTCATATGCTAGGTGTGCGCTCCGGCGATTGA
- a CDS encoding virulence factor BrkB family protein, which yields MDLDKVKTLYNNVTPQLRELFSIFIKRCREDNITISAGHLAYVTLLSLVPFIMVTFTIMSAFPAFASVRSKLEHFVFSNFVPTASDVVHKYMTDFVGNASQMSAIGILSLLVVALMLISNVDKTLNRIWRTQSDRPIVYTFAIYWMVITLGPMLIGSSVVVSSYLTGLAAFTEEYTPGLGTFLLSLVPSGAAMLAFTILYMVVPNRRVFARHAFIGAIVATIAFEITKSGFALYVTNFPSYELIYGALAVVPILFLWVYLSWIIVLFGAEFTCSLGEAFENRKAENEPRKVPKE from the coding sequence GTGGATTTAGACAAGGTTAAAACCTTATATAACAATGTTACTCCTCAGCTAAGAGAGCTCTTCAGCATCTTTATAAAGCGCTGTAGAGAAGACAATATTACTATTTCTGCTGGGCACTTGGCTTATGTAACTTTGTTATCTTTAGTACCCTTTATTATGGTGACCTTTACCATAATGTCGGCCTTTCCTGCCTTCGCATCGGTAAGAAGCAAACTTGAGCATTTTGTTTTTAGTAACTTTGTGCCTACCGCCAGCGATGTGGTACACAAGTACATGACTGATTTTGTTGGCAATGCCTCCCAAATGAGCGCTATTGGTATTTTGTCACTGCTGGTCGTAGCGCTAATGCTCATATCAAACGTAGATAAAACCCTTAATAGAATTTGGCGCACGCAAAGTGACAGACCCATAGTGTACACTTTTGCTATCTATTGGATGGTGATCACCTTAGGGCCCATGCTAATTGGCTCTAGCGTAGTAGTAAGTTCCTATTTAACTGGCCTCGCTGCTTTTACCGAAGAGTACACGCCTGGATTGGGAACCTTCTTACTCAGTCTCGTGCCAAGCGGTGCTGCCATGCTCGCATTCACCATCTTGTACATGGTAGTGCCAAATAGAAGAGTGTTTGCCCGCCATGCTTTCATAGGCGCAATTGTTGCCACCATAGCTTTTGAAATTACTAAATCGGGCTTTGCCTTGTATGTAACGAACTTTCCTTCTTACGAATTAATTTATGGCGCCCTAGCGGTGGTACCTATCCTGTTTTTATGGGTGTATTTGTCGTGGATAATTGTGCTGTTTGGGGCAGAATTCACGTGCAGTTTAGGCGAAGCTTTTGAAAACCGTAAAGCAGAGAACGAGCCGCGCAAAGTTCCAAAGGAGTAG
- a CDS encoding DUF2959 domain-containing protein codes for MKLIASAFVAMLALSGCQSAYYAAWEKVGVEKRDILVDRVENAKESQEDAQEQFNSALEAFSAAVAFDGGELEDVYNRLNGQYEDSVAASEEVSSRIDKVESVAEALFDEWAEELEKYENASLKRDSAAKLRETKRRYSSLMTAMRKAESKMPPVLSALQDNVLYLKHNLNASAIGALQGELSTIENNVAQLIRQMNSAIAESDAFISSMKN; via the coding sequence ATGAAGTTAATCGCATCAGCATTTGTTGCTATGCTTGCCCTGAGTGGGTGTCAGTCTGCATATTATGCAGCATGGGAAAAAGTAGGCGTTGAAAAGCGCGATATCTTAGTTGACCGCGTTGAAAACGCAAAAGAATCACAGGAAGACGCACAAGAGCAGTTTAACTCTGCGTTAGAAGCATTCAGTGCTGCTGTTGCGTTCGATGGTGGAGAGCTAGAAGACGTTTACAATCGCTTGAATGGTCAGTACGAAGACAGCGTTGCTGCTTCAGAAGAAGTGAGTTCACGCATAGATAAAGTGGAAAGCGTTGCTGAGGCTTTGTTTGACGAGTGGGCAGAAGAGCTTGAAAAGTATGAGAATGCGTCGTTGAAACGGGATAGCGCGGCGAAGCTTCGCGAGACCAAGCGTCGCTACTCTTCATTAATGACAGCTATGCGTAAAGCTGAAAGCAAAATGCCACCAGTATTAAGCGCGCTTCAAGATAATGTGTTGTACTTGAAGCACAACCTAAATGCCAGCGCCATTGGTGCACTGCAGGGCGAACTTTCTACTATTGAAAACAATGTTGCTCAGCTTATCAGACAAATGAATTCAGCTATCGCTGAGTCTGACGCTTTTATATCTTCGATGAAAAACTAG
- the pip gene encoding prolyl aminopeptidase, which yields MKRLYPDVTYYENGFIEVGSGHSLYFEQSGNPNGIPVLFIHGGPGAGLPPNYKCFFDSNKYRIIGYEQRGCGRSTPLADTINNDTWSNVEDIEALRTHLSIPKFLLFGGSWGSTLALLYALKYTSRVTGLILRGVFLARQEDRDWFLSPNGCAAQLFPEYYRKFTKDVPTPVTSSAVCSFYSAMVRSSNDVLRHAALKRWYQWEERLSRITLPPGVGDSTDNYPMQLVTCLATLECHFLSNKCFLDENYILENIDKISHIPGTIIHGRYDMICKTEAAEALHKAWPQSQLQIIPDAGHSTSEPSIGYALCRATRDMSRFIQESSK from the coding sequence ATGAAACGACTTTACCCCGATGTTACCTACTATGAAAACGGATTTATCGAAGTGGGAAGTGGGCATTCGCTTTACTTCGAGCAAAGTGGCAATCCAAACGGTATCCCCGTACTTTTTATTCACGGCGGACCTGGCGCAGGCTTACCCCCTAACTACAAATGCTTTTTTGATAGCAACAAATATCGCATTATAGGTTATGAGCAACGTGGTTGCGGCCGCTCTACCCCCCTCGCTGATACGATAAACAACGACACTTGGTCTAATGTTGAAGATATAGAAGCACTACGAACTCACCTTTCTATACCAAAATTTTTACTATTCGGCGGCTCATGGGGCTCTACACTCGCCTTACTTTATGCGCTCAAGTATACCTCGCGAGTAACAGGTCTCATTCTTCGCGGCGTATTTTTAGCCCGGCAAGAAGACAGAGATTGGTTTTTATCGCCAAATGGATGCGCAGCTCAGTTATTTCCTGAGTACTACCGCAAATTCACCAAGGATGTGCCTACACCGGTGACCTCAAGTGCAGTCTGCAGTTTTTATAGCGCAATGGTACGCTCTAGCAATGATGTACTGCGCCACGCAGCCTTAAAACGCTGGTATCAATGGGAAGAGCGATTATCGCGCATTACTTTACCACCCGGCGTAGGTGACTCTACTGACAATTACCCCATGCAATTGGTCACTTGCCTAGCAACTTTGGAGTGCCACTTCCTTTCTAACAAGTGTTTTTTAGATGAAAACTACATCCTTGAAAACATTGATAAAATAAGTCATATTCCGGGCACTATTATTCACGGTCGCTACGATATGATATGTAAAACGGAAGCTGCTGAAGCACTTCACAAAGCATGGCCACAGAGCCAGTTACAAATCATCCCGGATGCGGGGCACAGCACATCCGAGCCCAGTATAGGATATGCTCTTTGCCGCGCTACTCGCGACATGTCACGCTTTATTCAGGAGTCATCAAAGTGA
- the dtd gene encoding D-aminoacyl-tRNA deacylase, giving the protein MIGLIQRVSEANVAVDGNVIGEIGKGMLVLLGVEKEDSEAQIEKLANKLCRYRMFSDEDGKMNLNIEQVDGEILVVSQFTLVADTQKGNRPGFSRGASPEHGQAIYEQFVQALKNKGMKVATGEFGADMQVGLINDGPVTFQFNV; this is encoded by the coding sequence GTGATAGGACTTATCCAACGGGTATCAGAAGCTAATGTAGCTGTAGACGGTAACGTTATTGGTGAGATTGGCAAAGGCATGTTAGTGCTGTTAGGTGTTGAAAAGGAAGACAGCGAAGCGCAAATAGAGAAGCTTGCAAATAAACTGTGTCGGTATCGCATGTTTAGCGATGAAGATGGCAAAATGAATTTAAATATTGAGCAAGTCGATGGCGAAATACTGGTGGTATCTCAGTTCACGCTTGTTGCAGACACTCAAAAAGGGAACCGTCCAGGCTTCTCTCGCGGTGCATCCCCAGAGCATGGTCAAGCTATCTATGAACAATTTGTGCAGGCCCTTAAAAATAAAGGCATGAAAGTAGCCACAGGCGAGTTCGGTGCAGATATGCAAGTTGGCCTTATTAACGACGGGCCAGTTACTTTTCAGTTCAATGTCTAA
- a CDS encoding bifunctional GNAT family N-acetyltransferase/thioesterase — translation MYKVVTPKSDAEFEAYFHFRWEHLRQPWNFPPGSEKDEYEQVAEHRIITNRKNEIVACGRVHLNTAEEAQIRHIAVHQDHQRKGLGQMIMAALENVAKDLGAERAVTNSREISIDFFSACGFEIEREAPNELGMLKRQQMVKKFTENNSLILHPKWCKSLQETWSETIPITEHMGIKLYQYTGRTLETRASLNKNINIHGTMFAGSIFSLATLTGWGMIYLQLKERGLDGDIVLGDGDIHYHKPITMKPRAICNIETLSGKFKPLENDNKARFELSVAILDGDTPVAEFDGVFYVLPPSKNEEE, via the coding sequence GTGTACAAGGTAGTTACGCCAAAAAGCGACGCCGAATTTGAAGCCTATTTTCATTTTCGATGGGAGCACTTACGCCAACCATGGAATTTCCCTCCCGGCTCTGAGAAAGACGAATATGAACAGGTCGCAGAGCATCGTATTATTACCAACCGTAAGAACGAAATTGTAGCCTGTGGTCGTGTTCATTTAAACACTGCTGAGGAAGCACAAATTCGTCATATCGCGGTACATCAGGACCATCAACGCAAAGGCTTAGGTCAGATGATAATGGCAGCGCTGGAAAACGTTGCCAAAGACTTAGGTGCTGAGCGAGCAGTGACAAATAGCCGCGAAATATCTATCGACTTTTTTAGTGCGTGTGGTTTTGAAATTGAGCGTGAAGCCCCTAACGAATTAGGTATGCTTAAACGCCAGCAAATGGTTAAGAAATTCACTGAAAACAATTCCTTAATACTACACCCTAAATGGTGTAAATCGCTGCAGGAAACGTGGTCAGAGACCATACCTATTACTGAGCACATGGGTATAAAACTATACCAGTATACCGGGCGCACCCTTGAAACCCGCGCTTCGCTGAATAAAAATATTAATATTCACGGCACCATGTTTGCGGGCAGTATTTTCTCTTTAGCTACACTTACCGGCTGGGGCATGATTTACTTGCAGCTTAAAGAGCGTGGATTAGACGGTGACATTGTATTAGGCGATGGTGATATCCATTACCACAAGCCGATCACTATGAAGCCAAGGGCCATCTGTAATATCGAAACCTTATCGGGTAAGTTTAAGCCGCTAGAAAACGACAACAAAGCGCGGTTTGAATTGAGTGTGGCTATTTTAGATGGCGATACGCCGGTAGCCGAGTTTGACGGTGTCTTCTACGTTCTTCCCCCCTCTAAAAACGAAGAAGAGTAG